The nucleotide sequence CATCAACACTTTCTAAAATGCCATTTGTATATTGAAGTGTATATGTTTCGCTGTATCCATTTGGACAAGATGCGATTACCTGGTACAGAAAAACGCCACTGTATATCAAATCAACGGTATAAACAGTTTGTCCGTTCTCTTCACCAATCACTTGCGTCAACCTTCCATTAGATCGAACAAGACGCACCGGAACTTTTGCATCCAAGCAAGTGCAGCACGTTTGACCATTTCCTAGCCCGTCTACCTCTTTTTTCATCATCTTTTTTAGCATGTATTCAACCGGATAATACAAGTTATCGTGCGGTACCAAGCATTCACCTCCTACGTAAATTCAAGTTCGAGAAAATCAAAATATCCCTGTTCTGAATAGCTGGTCCGAATACCTTTGACCACATATTTTGCTGAAGCAGTTGATACAATCTCTTTTACTCGACATAAATCATATAATTCAATTCCTGGATGACCTACACTGGCAACTGATATTGACCGAAACTTCTGCCGCATGCGACGAAAGAAAGCTGCAGCTGCCATTTGTCGTTTCGCTTCCGTATCTGCCCACGGTATGTCAAGGACTTCTTCTCTAAACTGTCCATTCATGACATGATCTCGAAAAAAAGAGTTCACATAGGCATTCATACCATTTTCTGATTTGACCAGTACGTTTGAAAATATATCAATATCATCAATACGGTAACTCAACGACTGCAGGTTAATTGTCTCATCGAGGACATGGTCAGCTTGACTGCTTTGAGAATACTGCGGAACAGGCTCAACAATCGTCACACCGTCTGAGTTCGAGTGAATACGAGTATATGTGGAAAGTATTAAATCTGATACATACGAATCCCATGTACGACCTCTCTTAATCTCAAACTCTTTTACATCATAAATACTGTTTGTACCATGAATGAGTATTGGTGAAGCGCTGATCGATAAACCTATTCGGCTGTGAATATCAATCAATATGTCTCGAGCTGTTGTGTTTGTGTACTTATAGCTTTCACCAGTGATATTAGGGGTCTCCACCAATACTTTTTTATACATTGTTCTCCCAGTAATGGTTATTGTCTGCATTTCCGCATTCATAGCAACGGTATCCACTAGACCAGTGATTTGTTTTAGTAAATCATTTTCTGTTCCATAGCCAAGCCAAATTTCAACTTTTGTATTTGGCCATATCACCCCAGGCCAAGCATCTGACCAAGGATTATGAGATGGCTGCCCTCGGTCCATGCGGCTCAAGTCGTCGATTTTCCATTCCGCATAATCCGGCGACAGCCAGCCATCTTGATTGTCTGCTACAATGCGGAATTCTCCTGCTGGCGTATCCCAACGTTGGTCAACATCAATACTCATCACGCGATCTAAACGCATTTGTTCATTCGTGTTTTTATTGAAAAGGAAGACCGCTTGATTAGGCGCTCTTCCCGAAATTTGAAACTGTGATGATAAGTATTGAAGTAAGTCCGGATGAATCAGCCTCAATGTCCGACACCTGCCAATGCTGGTGAATGCAGCACACATTTCACCAGATATATTTTCCCTTTCTTGACTTGTTCTAAGGATTGAGGCAATAGAACACCACCATACATTCCTTCTTCTCCTTTTAGAATGTAGTCGCTTGTCAATCCCTTCATAAACTGATGATAGTTTGTTGTACCTTTGAAGATTAGCTGCATTTCAACCTGACAACCACGTTCAGATGTTGACTGATATCGTGTAGAACCATTTAATATGTTAATGCGAATCATTTCTTCCAGTGGCTGAGGTGGTTTTGCAAGTTCAATAGCTTCAATGATCTGCAGTTCCGGAAACTCTGTACAGTTCAAAAATCGTATTTTTGCTTCATCCCCAGCTTGGTAATTGCGAGTATTAAACTCAATAGTGCGGACACCTTCATCCACGAATACATAATGACGCGTCCACGGCCAACTAGCTCGATATGATGCTTTTTCATCACCATCAACTTTCACAAAAAATTCCCCTTGGCCAAGACGGCCATTTGCATCATTCGCTACTTTAGCATAAAAATCAAACGCCACCCAACCAGGTGTCGGAAAGGTGATATTTCGTAGAACACCACTTGTTACAGCAACTTCACCTGGTTCATTTACAAAGTTATTTCCACGTCTGTAAAGCTTTTTGAATCCCATATCCCTCACCTACAGCTTTCGAATTGCATAATTAAAGAAGTCTTGGGAAGCGTACGTTTGAATGTTTTTTCGAAGCTTTTCAATTGAGTCAACATCCGCAACATTTTTTACATTTAAATATAGATTTTCGATTTTAATAGTCTCTCCTTGCTGACCGCCAATAAAAGTTTTGGTAACAGGACCTGTGTTTTTTGTAGGATTGGTTTCTCTTCCGATGTTTGATCGCATAACTTGTCCTCTTTGCTTGCCTTTATCGATTATAGATGGGATAGCCAGATTAGATAACTCTGTTGCATTCGCCATTTTTTCTGCAGCTTGCCCGATTTTAGGCAAGTACCTGGTCATCCCAACCTCTAGCCCTTCACCTAAAAATCCACCGTATTCCACAAACACCTTAGACGGAGAAGCAATTCCTAACTTTTTCTTGAAGAATCCCATCACATTGTCCGCAACATCTGAAATAGCCTCTCTTGCCGCTTTTACTTTTGATTGAATCCCTTTCACTAATCCATTTACAACCTCGGCTCCTTTTTGAAAAAACTTTCCACTAAAGCTACCAATGATGTTAAGCATTTGTTGGAATTTTCGCCTTACATTATTCGCTGCATTTGCTAAGGCTCTTCCTACATCATTTGCGAATCTTCGAAATCGATTACCTAATCTTTGTGTTGCCCTCGAGATTTTATTCCAGTTTCGAACAACTAATACAACAAGTCCTACTACAGCCCCAACAATGAGTGCTATTGCAATAGTCCAAGGGTTTGTAAGTAATGGTATTAACATGCCTGCAAATCTAGCTAAAAAACCGCTTAACCTACCAAATATCCCAAAAACATTTCCAAGAACAGAAGGGGTTTTCCCTATTATTTGTCCAAACTTTGAAGCAGCTCCACCGGCTTTTGAGAATGCGCCAATAACTTTTCCAATTACTGACGGAATACCGCCCATAAACTGTGAAAGTATAGAAAAAAGCGTGAATATATTTCCGATTGAGCCAGCCAATGTCCCAATAATCATTAAGAGAGGTCCAATTGCAGCTGCAAACGCACCCCATTTCACGATATTTTTCTGTTGTTCAGAAGTAAGTGAATTAAACCACCCTGATAACAACTGAATTTTTTCCGATATAACTGGAAGCCACTGTTCAGCAATATCAAGAAGAACTTCTCCAAGAGGTATCAAGGCTTCTTTAGCATCCCCTATGACTCTTCTCATTCGTGCAGGAAATGCCTCTTTAATTGCCTCTCCTGCTTTGTCTGCAGCTCCCTCATACCCTTCAAGGCCACCTTGAACTTCAGCGAAAAACGTCGTAAATTCTGGACCTAAATCTTCTAGGGGTGTTCCCATCAAGGCAATTGCCAACGCGTCACGTTCTGCTTGGTCTTCAATAGCTGCCAATGAGGCCATGACGGTAGCAAACGCAGCATTCGATTCTTCTCCGCCACTCCGAATTTGCTCCATTACTTTTTCTGCTGGCAGGCCGAGGGCTTCCAAAGCCTCAATGCTGTCTTTTCTTCCTTCTTCACCAATCAGCAAAAATGTTTCTTTTGCAGTATCTCCAAGCTTGTCTAGTGACCAAACGCCCTTTTCAGCACCCTTTACAAAGATGTTCATCATTTCTTCTGATGTATAGCCAAGTGCCTTGAACTGTGGAGCATATTCAGAAATAGAGTCCATTAATTCGTCGCTAAAATCAGCTCCGTTTTGAATGGCATATGTCATCATATCAAAAGCTTTTTTACTATCATCGCCAAAAGTGGTCATTAATTGTTTTGCTGCTCTAAGAGTGCTGTTAATGTCTTGATCGAACTTTTGCTCGAGCATCACGGCATTACGAGTAATTTCCTCAAGCTCGGCTTCGTCCTTAATATCCTTAAAAAGCTGTTTTGTTGTAATCAATGCATTAGCAACTTGCTCCTGGGACTCACCAAAACCCTCATAGAAAACGTTTTGGACCGACTTCGCCAAAGATTCAGCTTCCGCTTTAACAACTCCTGTTTGCGCTTGAATATCTGCGACAAGGTTTTCGTATTCCATCGCAGCACTTACGGCTAAACCACCAATGCCGACAATAGGTGCTGTTATCCCAGCAGCTAGATTCCC is from Bacillus tianshenii and encodes:
- a CDS encoding phage tail tape measure protein translates to MIELFDLVGRIVIEHAGAIREIGRIESRAAQAAESVGRSFNELGNKFNDIGQNFQDVGGNLAAGITAPIVGIGGLAVSAAMEYENLVADIQAQTGVVKAEAESLAKSVQNVFYEGFGESQEQVANALITTKQLFKDIKDEAELEEITRNAVMLEQKFDQDINSTLRAAKQLMTTFGDDSKKAFDMMTYAIQNGADFSDELMDSISEYAPQFKALGYTSEEMMNIFVKGAEKGVWSLDKLGDTAKETFLLIGEEGRKDSIEALEALGLPAEKVMEQIRSGGEESNAAFATVMASLAAIEDQAERDALAIALMGTPLEDLGPEFTTFFAEVQGGLEGYEGAADKAGEAIKEAFPARMRRVIGDAKEALIPLGEVLLDIAEQWLPVISEKIQLLSGWFNSLTSEQQKNIVKWGAFAAAIGPLLMIIGTLAGSIGNIFTLFSILSQFMGGIPSVIGKVIGAFSKAGGAASKFGQIIGKTPSVLGNVFGIFGRLSGFLARFAGMLIPLLTNPWTIAIALIVGAVVGLVVLVVRNWNKISRATQRLGNRFRRFANDVGRALANAANNVRRKFQQMLNIIGSFSGKFFQKGAEVVNGLVKGIQSKVKAAREAISDVADNVMGFFKKKLGIASPSKVFVEYGGFLGEGLEVGMTRYLPKIGQAAEKMANATELSNLAIPSIIDKGKQRGQVMRSNIGRETNPTKNTGPVTKTFIGGQQGETIKIENLYLNVKNVADVDSIEKLRKNIQTYASQDFFNYAIRKL